One Hordeum vulgare subsp. vulgare chromosome 4H, MorexV3_pseudomolecules_assembly, whole genome shotgun sequence DNA window includes the following coding sequences:
- the LOC123449667 gene encoding protein WEAK CHLOROPLAST MOVEMENT UNDER BLUE LIGHT-like 1, whose translation MPKSLAHCQPQRHYGLRVVAPIAVQHLNKGLARMQAVRPDMEQQVSELRGELRKVREERDRAHRVLEVTEWRALDSANDRTTIDTLEAELDASRESESRMLESLSLQTKQLEITKMELEEARIDIASLRDTVQRLEASAVAVAAAKPRGRFDRDLQRVSGELRVALAAEEKSKRAMEELVLALKEVNAELHATRQQLARAQHESETARLESDRLHVSLKRKDDKVRALSDEVARLRSDAEEAFATFRGKEAGFTACMKSSEAELAESRRENARLLESQRSGRHEVAKLRDILKQAVKDTKIVKEALEEARSENATLKEMVGNKDNAVKCTKEELECLRVTEAAARDSVKELHSLLVATSSSPTPTPSAATARSFDLDELSSSSSPRPAADQLPEGESQLVSDARMKPPPDGFTLPRQMSESFEGSVYDIFGTVDEPKGELGVFTRMPTMPGRRRVVMRKVGSLFRWKSFNNK comes from the coding sequence ATGCCTAAAAGTTTAGCGCATTGCCAACCGCAGCGCCATTACGGCCTGAGAGTTGTTGCCCCGATCGCCGTGCAGCATTTGAACAAGGGCTTGGCCCGGATGCAGGCGGTCCGGCCGGACATGGAGCAGCAGGTCTCGGAGCTCCGCGGCGAGCTGCGCAAGGTGCGGGAGGAGCGCGACCGCGCCCACCGCGTCCTGGAGGTGACGGAGTGGAGGGCGCTGGACTCGGCCAACGACCGCACCACCATCGACACGCTGGAGGCGGAGCTGGACGCGTCCCGGGAGTCCGAGTCCCGGATGCTCGAGTCGCTGTCGCTGCAGACCAAGCAGCTGGAGATCACCAAGATGGAGCTGGAGGAGGCCAGGATCGACATCGCGTCGCTGCGGGACACGGTGCAGCGGCTCGAGGCcagcgccgtcgccgtcgccgccgcgaaGCCGAGGGGCCGGTTCGACCGCGACCTGCAGCGGGTCAGCGGCGAGCTGCGGGTGGCGCTGGCCGCGGAGGAGAAGAGCAAGCGGGCCATGGAGGAGCTCGTGCTGGCGCTCAAGGAGGTGAACGCGGAGCTGCACGCGACGCGGCAGCAGCTGGCGCGCGCGCAGCACGAGTCGGAGACGGCGAGGCTCGAGTCCGACCGGCTTCACGTGTCCCTGAAGCGCAAGGACGACAAGGTCCGCGCGCTGTCCGACGAGGTGGCCCGGCTCCGCTCCGACGCCGAGGAGGCCTTCGCCACGTTCCGGGGCAAGGAGGCCGGGTTCACGGCGTGCATGAAGTCGTCGGAGGCGGAGCTCGCCGAGTCCCGGCGCGAGAACGCGCGGCTGCTCGAGTCGCAGCGGTCCGGGCGGcacgaggtggccaagctgcgggACATCCTGAAGCAGGCCGTCAAGGACACCAAGATCGTCAAGGAGGCGCTGGAGGAGGCGAGGAGCGAGAACGCCACGCTCAAGGAGATGGTCGGGAACAAGGACAACGCCGTCAAGTGCACCAAGGAGGAGCTGGAGTGCCTCCGGGTCACCGAGGCCGCGGCCCGCGACAGCGTCAAGGAGCTGCACAGCCTGCTGGTGGCCACGTCGTCGAGCCCCACCCCGACCCCGTccgcggcgacggcgaggtcgtTCGACCTGGAcgagctgtcgtcgtcgtcgtcgccgcggcCGGCGGCGGATCAGCTGCCCGAGGGCGAGAGCCAGCTGGTGTCGGACGCGAGGATGAAGCCGCCGCCCGACGGGTTCACGCTGCCGCGGCAGATGTCGGAGAGCTTCGAGGGGTCGGTGTACGACATCTTCGGGACGGTGGACGAGCCCAAGGGCGAGCTGGGCGTGTTCACCAGGATGCCGACGATGCCTGGCCGGCGGCGCGTGGTCATGCGCAAGGTCGGCAGCTTGTTCCGGTGGAAGAGTTTCAACAACAAATAG
- the LOC123449668 gene encoding alcohol dehydrogenase-like 7: MEDKHPKPIRCKAAVCRAAGEPLAVEEVVVDPPKAHELRLKIVCTSLCHSDVTFWRMKDFPGVFPRIFGHEAFGVVESIGEHVEGFAAGDAVVPTFLAQCAECADCMSSRSNVCSKYRFAVRPGMPRDDTTRFRDGDGNPIHHLFGVSSFSEYTVVDVTQVVKVDPAVPPSTACLLSCGATTGVGAAWKLAKVEPGSSVAIFGLGAVGLAVAEGARICGASKIIGVDLNPDKQELAKKFGVTHFINPKELAEKTVSQVIIEMTDGGADYCFECIGLAAVMNDAFQSSRAGWGKTIILGVEMHGAPLTISSREILHGKCVMGSLFGGVKPKQDIPILADKYLNKELELDKFITHEVGLKDINTAFDLLLQGKSLRCTIWMDK; this comes from the exons ATGGAGGACAAGCACCCCAAGCCCATCCGCTGCAAAG CGGCCGTGTGCAGGGCCGCCGGCGAGCCGCTCGCCGTGGAGGAGGTGGTCGTGGACCCGCCCAAGGCCCACGAGCTCCGGCTCAAGATCGTCTGCACCTCGCTCTGCCACAGCGACGTGACCTTCTGGCGCATGAAG GACTTCCCCGGCGTCTTCCCCAGGATTTTCGGCCACGAAGCGTTCGG GGTGGTGGAGAGCATCGGCGAGCACGTGGAGGGCTTCGCGGCGGGGGACGCGGTGGTGCCGACGTTCCTGGCGCAGTGCGCCGAGTGCGCGGACTGCATGTCGTCGCGGAGCAACGTGTGCTCCAAGTACCGGTTCGCGGTGCGGCCGGGGATGCCCCGCGACGACACCACCCGGTTCCGCGACGGCGACGGGAACCCCATCCACCACCTGTTCGGCGTGTCCAGCTTCAGCGAGTACACCGTGGTGGACGTGACCCAGGTCGTCAAGGTCGACCCCGCCGTGCCGCCGTCCACGGCCTGCCTCCTCAGCTGCGGCGCCACCACCG GCGTCGGAGCGGCATGGAAGCTGGCCAAGGTCGAGCCGGGATCTTCGGTTGCTATCTTTGGCCTCGGCGCCGTGGGGTTGGCG GTGGCTGAAGGCGCCAGGATTTGTGGGGCGTCCAAGATCATCGGCGTGGACTTGAACCCCGACAAGCAAGAGCTCG CAAAGAAATTTGGCGTGACACATTTCATCAACCCAAAAGAACTTGCAGAGAAAACTGTGAGCCAG GTGATCATCGAGATGACCGACGGCGGCGCCGACTACTGCTTCGAGTGCATCGGGCTGGCGGCGGTCATGAACGACGCCTTCCAGAGCTCCCGGGCG GGATGGGGCAAGACGATCATCCTCGGGGTGGAGATGCACGGCGCCCCGCTCACCATATCTTCACGGGAGATCCTCCACGGGAAGTGCGTTATGGGGTCGCTCTTCGGCGGGGTGAAGCCCAAGCAGGACATTCCGATCCTCGCCGACAAGTACCTGAACAAG GAGCTGGAGCTGGACAAGTTCATAACTCACGAGGTTGGCCTCAAGGACATCAACACGGCGTTCGACCTGCTGCTGCAGGGGAAGAGCCTCAGGTGCACCATATGGATGGATAAGTGA